The following nucleotide sequence is from Cellvibrio sp. PSBB006.
CTGGCACATCGGTCGTGGCTACAGCAGCAGGTTCAGATGCATTGGGATTGGTTTCCGGGTTTGTGGTTTCAGTCGCTGGCGCCTGATTGGCGCTGTCATTTGTTGGCTGGCGACGGAAGAGTGAATCAACAAAATAATCAACACTCTCTTCCAATTCACCCCCGTTGAGCTCCACTTGTCCGGCTGTGGCACTGGCCGTAGAAGCCAGACCACCCATCATGGAAGAGCCGGCTTTTACCCCGCCGCTAATAATGGCGCCGGTGACTGAACTTAAAAGTGCCGCCGTGGCTAACGTCGCTACTGACCACGCGAGAAAGCCATGGGCGGTATCCCGAAAATACACTTCATTCGTGTGCACGCCGACCCATTTGGTTCTGAGCCGCCCTGCGATATAGCCGCCAATTGCCGAGGCGGCAAAAGCCATAAATATCACCCAAATAATGGTGGATACACCGAAGGTGGTTGCACTGATACCTTCACCAGACCATGGCGAGGTAGTGGCAAATCCCAAACCGGCGCCGAGGATTAATAAGATTAACGACAAACCTGCCGCCGCCGCTGCACCGGCGAAGATGGCACCCCAGGAAACAGCACTGGCAGAAACAGCCGCGAGGTTTGTTTCATCGCTACGATAAGTGCTCACAGAATTTTCATCGAGTGTAGTTTGCATACCGATCTCCTTTACCTTTGCGGAAATTATTTTTATGTAGGGCAGTGGAAAGCGAAAGTAGTTTAGGCGGTAATCACGGTCTGTTCGTTCACACACCTACCAACGAGGCGGCTATGACGCATAAATTACACAGCCATAGGAAAGATAAGGTCGTCCAGAATCGTGCGTGGAAAACAAACGAAGCGGGTATTTTTAAGGGAATAAAAAGTATCGGTGTTTTTACGAGGAACGAATTTAAAAAAGCGAAAGGGGATAGGTTATCTGACAAGTTTTGCTATCCGTACTGCCAACCCAAATGCGGATAGCAAAAACTATACAGCACAACGAGAACGGTTTATCAATGCAGGCACATCACCAGGGGTTGGGATTGGGAATCACCACATTAAAAATAATATTGATCAACAACAGCGACACACACAGCAGGATTTGTTTGGAGGGGCTAAGCTCTTTCATTTTTCTATCTCTTATTTTTATGTTGCGATTCAAAGCACAATGCGCAACAGCTTGTTTTATAACTTCTTCAACATTTTTCAGTAATAAAGCGCCGAAAACATTAAGGAAACTTATAACCAAGTCCTTATGAGATTTTTCAGTAAAATTAATTTCAAACAAGATTTACATCGGTGCGGCCTGATTCCTACATAAATCAGGCGTACTCATATATCCAGAAGACACACATCAGAAGAAAAGCTACAACAGGGTTTTTCTTATTAGCCTTGGCGTTATTTTGCACACAAGGGTTTTTTCAAGTCAATCATCTCTCGTACATTTTTTAACAAGTTTGTCGATCTTGTTTAACAGTTCAAGAAAACTCTCTCCACTTAATTGTTGCTTATAAAAAAACTCCCGCAAGACAAGTCTTAGCGGGAGTTTTTTCGACTTTCAGTTATATCTTGAACGTCTTACGGATAGTGCTTACAGGCAAGGCACCTTACCGAGGCCCAACACGTAGTAGCGATCACCAGCCAAGGGCGAATTGAAGGGCAACACGCCATCACGACCTGCGGTCGCACTCACGTAATCAACCAGATCCTGGCCGGCATCGAAACGCCAGTCAGCAATACTGTTTTGTGATCTGGAAGAATATTGTTGAGTAAGATTACCTACACTGCCAGATGAGTTGGTGATCTGACGTTGAGTAGAACCGTCGATGTTACAAGCACCATCGGCGAACCACAGATAAGTGCGGTCGGCTCGGAAGCTACCACCATCAACATCCCGTGCCAAGTTGGCTTGCAGTTCGTCAAGAGAAGACTCCAGCGAGCTTTTTTCCTGGTGCGCACGGTTAACTACAAAAGCGTTGTCTTCCCACAATACACTCGCACCCACACGTACACTCAGGATGTCTTTGCGATAGTTAACAAAGACGTTGTTGAACATGTGTGAGGTACCACGGCGAATCAACGGAATACGACGCAGGGTGTTGCCCAAGGAATCGTAACTGCCATCGCGCGTGATAAAGGCGTTGTGGTGCATGGTTGTAGTGATTTGCGCATTGATAGTCCGGCTATCGCTGGAGCCATGCAAGGAGGCGCGTTTCACATCGACCAGCTTGTTGTAAGAAATGGTGACGTCATAAGCGCCAACTTTTACATCAAAGGCGGCATCGCCGGTGGTGTCGAAGTTGTTGCGATGAATCCAGATATCGTGTGACTCGCCGGTAGCGCGAATCATATCGGGATCAAGGCCATGGTCTTCAGTGTGGCCGGCACCCACAAAATTCAGGTGAGTCAGGATCACACTGTTAGATGTTTGAACCGCTTGACCTTCGCTATCGCGACCAATGGCAAAACCGTTAAAGCGGAAGAAAGCTTCGCTCATGCGACCATCAAGCGTTTTGTTGGAACCGACAACGATATTGCGAATCGGCAAGTCGCTTTCGTTCAACGCGTTGTTGAAGAATTCGCTTACACAATTAGCGCTGGAGACGCCGTTGCTGGAACACCACTGGGTGTAGTTAATACATTGTGCTTCGGTTGCGCCCAGATGGGATTGAACAGCAGCGTTACCACACTGCAAACGGTACATCGCAATTTCAGATGGATTCGCAAAATCAAACTTGTCGAATACGATCCAGTTATGCGCGTTATCGGTAATCGCATCATAAATTTGCTGCTCTACCGAGGTGTTGCCGTTTTTGGTGATAACAGTCAACTTGCTGTTGCCATTCGGATCGTAACCACCGCGTGCATTTTCACCGTAACCTACCGGTTGACCCAGGGTTTGCGCCAGACACTCAACAATTTCCTGATCGCTTTGCAGCGAGGTATCACGCCAGTTCACGTTGGGGTTGGTGGCGAGGTTGATACAGTCGTTGCTCAATGGACCCGAGTAATCCGGTAGTGAAGAGTTAGCCGCGCTGCTGCTGGAATTTGCTACAGAAGACGAACTGCTGGCCGGCGCACTTGAACTGGACGGTGCTGGTGCACTGCTGCTGGAGGGCGGCGTAACGCTGGAAGCAGAAGACGCACTGCTCGCCGGAATCGTGCCGGTCGCGTTATACACTTCGAACTCTGCAATCTGCGGCGCGCTGCTTGCGCTGTCGATCATCAGGTTTATTTTGCTCGCCGAAACACTGGCAAACGTAATGACACCTGCACTGCCTAAGGTAGAACCGGACGCTAACACCTGACCATTATCGTTATTCACCAAACGCCAACTTGTCGTTGCGTTGTTGAGTTCACGAATGATGACGGTGTTGAAGCTGCCGCTCAAACCTTTCACAGAGACACGCTCACCGCTGGATGAACCGGGAGACCAGTAGCTGCTCAGGTCACCATCCGTCACGTTGCCGTAGCTGGTGCCACCGCCTTTGCTGCTGCCATCGGCACCGGCATCGTCGGCAATGTTAGGCCCTAACTCACCAGGCTCTTCGTTCGGCGCAGAGCTGGCACTGGACGAGCTGACAGGCGTGGCAGAACTGGATGAGGATGCTGGCGCGCTGCTGGCAGCAGCGGTAGTCAGTACCAACGAGTCCAGGTTCGGACCACCGGAAGACGTAACAGCCGTTGCGCGAATCACGTTAGTACCCGCACTCAAGTTCAACGTCATGCTTTGCTCAGCCCAATTAGCCCAAGCGCCGGTACCATTGAAAGCAAGGCTGCTGTTAACAACCTGACCGTTAACGGTGATCGACATGGCGCGATTGGTGGTGGTGCCATTTGCGTAACGGAATGTAGCCGTTGCCTGGCCTGCCGCTACGCCGGTAACCGTCCACTCGACATAACTGCCAGCAACGTTTTCGTAATCCACGAAACCGGCACCGGTGTAGCCGTTGTGAATGTTATCCACCGTACCGCGATCAATGTAGGCATTTTCTGCCTGTAATGTTTGCGTGCCGCCACCCGGAGGGGTAGAGCTGGAGGAAGAACTTACCGGTGTGCTGGAAGAAGAACTTGCTGGCGCGCTTGAGCTTGAAGAGCTGCCCGGATCTACGCTGCAAGAACCATCAGACGTCGCCAGGCCTTTACCTGCACCCGCCGTAGCCAACACGATGCTTTTTGTACAATTCACCGCATCTAATTGATACGAATAAGGAATGCTGATGGACGTGGTGGAAACCGGATTAGGACCTGCCGGAAATTCGTCTGACGCAGAAGCCCAGGTGACGTTTTCAAAAATATTATCTTTGAGATCCCAATAACCCATTTCGTCGGTGTAGAAGGTACCGATGGGGTTATGTGAATTTTCGAAGTGGTTATGTTCGGCTTTAATTTCACCGCCCATACGCGGGTTCATACCGGACTTGGTAATACCGTAATAGTAATTGTTAAACGCATGCGCGGTGCCATGACGCAACAGTGGCAAACGTGAATCAATATTTTCGTAACGATTATGGTGGAAGGTGACGAAGGTATTGGTATCGTCACTGTCGCTGGAACCCATCAAACCACCGCGACCGGAATCGTGATAGTAAGTGTAGGAAACCGTTACGTATTGCGTGGTCGCTTTCATATCCAGCAAGGAGTCGTAACCGTCATCTTCTCCACCGGATGCTTCGAGCGTACAGTGGTCAACCCAGATATTAAATACATCACTTTCCATACCGATGGCATCGCCACCGTTAGAGGTCGGTGATCCGGATTTTTTCACATTTCTGATGTGCAGGTTTTGCAGGATGATGTTGGAGGTATCACGCAAGTGAATACCTATTTCATCAAACAAAGCGCCATCGCCTACACCGATCAGGGAGATGTTGCTGACGCCCTTGAATTGAATTTCATCGTCCTGGGTGTCACAGCTACCTGAATAGCTTTGGGTGTTGCCGTGGTTGATGGTGCCGCTCACGTAAATAATCAGCGGCGTATCATCGGAGGCGCGATTACACAT
It contains:
- a CDS encoding pectate trisaccharide-lyase, translated to MRVPLLLRQCALGVGGLLTAAATFAGPVGYATLNGGTTGGAGGQVVYASTGAEINQAMCNRASDDTPLIIYVSGTINHGNTQSYSGSCDTQDDEIQFKGVSNISLIGVGDGALFDEIGIHLRDTSNIILQNLHIRNVKKSGSPTSNGGDAIGMESDVFNIWVDHCTLEASGGEDDGYDSLLDMKATTQYVTVSYTYYHDSGRGGLMGSSDSDDTNTFVTFHHNRYENIDSRLPLLRHGTAHAFNNYYYGITKSGMNPRMGGEIKAEHNHFENSHNPIGTFYTDEMGYWDLKDNIFENVTWASASDEFPAGPNPVSTTSISIPYSYQLDAVNCTKSIVLATAGAGKGLATSDGSCSVDPGSSSSSSAPASSSSSTPVSSSSSSTPPGGGTQTLQAENAYIDRGTVDNIHNGYTGAGFVDYENVAGSYVEWTVTGVAAGQATATFRYANGTTTNRAMSITVNGQVVNSSLAFNGTGAWANWAEQSMTLNLSAGTNVIRATAVTSSGGPNLDSLVLTTAAASSAPASSSSSATPVSSSSASSAPNEEPGELGPNIADDAGADGSSKGGGTSYGNVTDGDLSSYWSPGSSSGERVSVKGLSGSFNTVIIRELNNATTSWRLVNNDNGQVLASGSTLGSAGVITFASVSASKINLMIDSASSAPQIAEFEVYNATGTIPASSASSASSVTPPSSSSAPAPSSSSAPASSSSSVANSSSSAANSSLPDYSGPLSNDCINLATNPNVNWRDTSLQSDQEIVECLAQTLGQPVGYGENARGGYDPNGNSKLTVITKNGNTSVEQQIYDAITDNAHNWIVFDKFDFANPSEIAMYRLQCGNAAVQSHLGATEAQCINYTQWCSSNGVSSANCVSEFFNNALNESDLPIRNIVVGSNKTLDGRMSEAFFRFNGFAIGRDSEGQAVQTSNSVILTHLNFVGAGHTEDHGLDPDMIRATGESHDIWIHRNNFDTTGDAAFDVKVGAYDVTISYNKLVDVKRASLHGSSDSRTINAQITTTMHHNAFITRDGSYDSLGNTLRRIPLIRRGTSHMFNNVFVNYRKDILSVRVGASVLWEDNAFVVNRAHQEKSSLESSLDELQANLARDVDGGSFRADRTYLWFADGACNIDGSTQRQITNSSGSVGNLTQQYSSRSQNSIADWRFDAGQDLVDYVSATAGRDGVLPFNSPLAGDRYYVLGLGKVPCL